Genomic DNA from Methanosarcina sp. MTP4:
GATAGCCAGGAAAAGCCCTGCGAGAAGTATGACCAGTCCCACCTGGATAATGCGTTTCGGGGCAATGAAGATAGAGAGCCGGGATGCCGTTAGCGAGGCGATTAAAAGCGGTATGGAAAGAGGCAGGTAGACAAAGCCTGTCTGCATCGCGTTCAAGCCCAGGACGATCTGAAGGAAGAGGGCTATGCTGAACAGGAAACCTCCGAAAAGGAGGGTCTGGACCAGCTGGATGAAGATTCCCGATGTGACCCTGCGGTCCCTGAGCACGTCGAGCCTTACGAGAGGCATTCCCCCACTGCTAATGACATGGCGTTCCCAGGCGGCAAAGCCCAGCAGGATAACGACTCCTGCTACAATGAATACGGGGGTTGGGGAAAGGCCGAACGGGGAAATTTCAATCCCTGCTATGGAGAAAGTCTGACGTGCTTCCCACCAGCCGTAAGTCCCTGCCAGCAATATGCCAAAAACGATAAGCCCCATCCCCAGCGCGGAGAGTATAGACCCGATTACATCCAGCTTCGGTTCTTCTCCGGCCTCGAGAGGTGCGTCCAGGATAGCCCGGCTTAATGCCAGGACAATGATTACCACCACCACTTCTCCGGCAAAGGCAAGCCGCCAGGTGTATACAGTTGTCAGCCAGCCTCCTATAATGGGCCCGAGGGCAATTCCGCTTGCAACGACTCCCCCAAGTATTCCATAAGCTATGGCACGGTCCTCACCTTTGTAGTTTGAGGTCACGAGGGTCTGGATAGCAGGCATGACAAGGGTTGCCCCAAGCCCTTCAAGGATCGACCAGCCCACGAACAGTACAGCTATTGTCGGGCTGATTGCCGTCAGAAACGACCCCACCCCATATATCACCAGTCCGAGCCTGAATGCCCGTTTTCTCCCGATGATATCCCCTATCTTTCCCCCTGTGATCATCAGGGATGCCATAACAAGTGCATACAGGGTAATGGCACCCTGGACAGTGGTCACGTCCGTATTGAAGTCACTGATAAGTGCCGAAATCGAGACGTTCATGATTGTCGTGTCAATAACGAGCACGAACATTGCAAGCGTGAGTGCGACAAGTACGATCTTTCTCTCCATGTTACAGCCTCTGCTAAAGGGAAATAAGGTTCGATCTCACCGGCCCTGAAGCAAAGGACCCACTCCCAACAATTCTGCTGACTAACCTTTGACTGAAGACTGACTGCCCGGAAACCCCCCGATAATTGAAGCCAGAGCAGGCTATCGGGAGACTTTTTCACCAGTTTCGGTTTTTTCCTTTTCAATCCGTTCCACTTCAATCCGTTCCGAATGCACTCCTTACCCCGGGCAGCATGATGTATACAAGAAGGAGACCGTTCAGGATGACTGAAACGTTGATATCATACCATGTACCTCCGGTGATTAGCACCACAAAGTCTATACAGAGGTTGAAGACAACGATAACAGCCAGGAATAGCCAGGCCTGCGGGTCCACATTCCAGAGCATCCCGGTAAGCCACGCCCATACGTAAGCCAGCAGGCCGTACAGAAACGCATACCAAAGGTTGAAAA
This window encodes:
- a CDS encoding MFS transporter; its protein translation is MERKIVLVALTLAMFVLVIDTTIMNVSISALISDFNTDVTTVQGAITLYALVMASLMITGGKIGDIIGRKRAFRLGLVIYGVGSFLTAISPTIAVLFVGWSILEGLGATLVMPAIQTLVTSNYKGEDRAIAYGILGGVVASGIALGPIIGGWLTTVYTWRLAFAGEVVVVIIVLALSRAILDAPLEAGEEPKLDVIGSILSALGMGLIVFGILLAGTYGWWEARQTFSIAGIEISPFGLSPTPVFIVAGVVILLGFAAWERHVISSGGMPLVRLDVLRDRRVTSGIFIQLVQTLLFGGFLFSIALFLQIVLGLNAMQTGFVYLPLSIPLLIASLTASRLSIFIAPKRIIQVGLVILLAGLFLAIATIDVEVRGLGLMTGFALVGIGGGLIASQVMNLVLSQVVPERTSETAALMGTSQNLGMAIGTALMGSLLVAGLAVGAITLIDDSTAIPEDLKPDLVSAVEENVQFLSDEELQAALEGVPPDLGEEILRINEIARIKGIRTTLLGLVIVTIFGIIVSIFLPPEILVPKEE